Proteins from a single region of Chromobacterium sp. ATCC 53434:
- the tagF gene encoding type VI secretion system-associated protein TagF, with amino-acid sequence MAFNFKRTQEVPPQFCIFGKLPRRADFVRVNATHPAAMQLDQLLAQSLQRVEFGPEATRDYLAMPATSFVLQSRDQNWLSLGVIQPSRDEGGRNYPLVAASLVAVDPSLPSTAILLLANELFFSGLREQLASAIENSVEMLACKQFLEEQLRFGASSVADIDLAQQLLEKHLTVTPVSELMRSLSETGRGDLESVLLAFIFHHRLLKKFRDSLPVQAYFLPLPAVEGDNVLAAVTWLALYHAATDNGAALEQCLILRRPEGHFLALLPAGLNEPIAAQCWGGPLDTKLVVDIEDVKAPWRSHQAYAEAAYVLGRQLNDPGLSLVQLRTILSSLARNIA; translated from the coding sequence ATGGCGTTCAATTTCAAGCGCACCCAGGAGGTGCCTCCGCAGTTCTGCATTTTCGGCAAGTTGCCGCGGCGCGCCGACTTCGTCCGCGTCAACGCGACCCATCCGGCCGCGATGCAGCTGGACCAGCTGCTGGCGCAGAGCCTGCAGCGGGTCGAGTTCGGACCGGAGGCCACCCGCGATTATCTGGCGATGCCCGCGACCTCCTTCGTGTTGCAAAGCCGCGACCAGAACTGGCTGTCGCTCGGCGTGATCCAGCCCAGCCGCGACGAGGGCGGGCGCAACTACCCGCTGGTGGCGGCCTCGCTGGTGGCGGTCGATCCGTCGCTGCCGTCCACCGCCATTCTGCTCTTGGCCAACGAGCTGTTTTTCTCCGGCCTGAGGGAGCAGCTGGCCAGCGCCATCGAGAACTCGGTGGAAATGCTGGCCTGCAAGCAGTTCCTGGAGGAGCAGCTGCGCTTCGGCGCCTCGTCGGTGGCCGACATCGACCTGGCGCAGCAACTGCTGGAAAAGCACCTGACGGTGACGCCGGTTTCCGAACTGATGCGCAGCCTGAGCGAGACCGGCCGCGGCGATCTGGAATCGGTGCTGCTGGCCTTCATCTTCCATCACCGCCTGCTGAAGAAATTCCGCGACAGCCTGCCGGTGCAAGCCTACTTCCTGCCGCTGCCGGCGGTGGAGGGCGACAATGTGCTGGCCGCCGTTACCTGGCTGGCGCTGTACCACGCCGCCACCGACAACGGCGCGGCGCTGGAGCAGTGCCTGATCCTGCGCCGTCCGGAAGGCCATTTCCTGGCGTTGCTGCCGGCCGGTCTGAACGAGCCCATCGCCGCCCAGTGCTGGGGCGGCCCGCTCGACACCAAGCTGGTGGTGGACATCGAAGACGTCAAGGCGCCGTGGCGCAGCCACCAGGCGTATGCCGAGGCGGCCTATGTGCTGGGGCGCCAATTGAATGATCCGGGCCTGTCTTTAGTACAGCTGCGGACTATTCTATCCAGCCTTGCGCGCAATATCGCGTAG
- a CDS encoding OmpA family protein: MKRLLIASLVALSCVACKTMPTKEEADKAAAEAAANDPKVQIAKQAAANYAADSTLIPFDKMSAKLSPVGEAQLVLLMPGLKTAKSIVVRGHCYRNDIGNAKAAAQTRAANVREYLVDAGVPSSKIVLRYDTERSLHAVRLVVDN; encoded by the coding sequence ATGAAACGTTTGTTGATCGCCTCGCTTGTCGCATTGTCCTGCGTCGCCTGCAAGACCATGCCCACTAAAGAAGAGGCCGACAAGGCAGCCGCCGAAGCCGCCGCCAACGATCCCAAAGTTCAGATCGCTAAGCAGGCTGCCGCCAATTACGCCGCCGATTCCACGCTGATTCCGTTTGACAAGATGAGCGCCAAGCTCAGTCCGGTCGGCGAGGCGCAACTCGTGCTGCTGATGCCCGGCCTGAAGACCGCCAAGTCCATCGTCGTGCGCGGCCACTGCTATCGCAACGACATCGGCAATGCCAAGGCCGCCGCCCAGACCCGCGCCGCCAATGTGCGCGAATACCTGGTGGACGCCGGCGTCCCGTCGAGCAAGATCGTTCTGCGCTACGACACCGAGCGCTCGCTGCACGCCGTGCGGCTGGTGGTAGACAACTGA
- the tssB gene encoding type VI secretion system contractile sheath small subunit produces the protein MQITYDVEIGDAIETKELPFVLGVLGDYSGHSKNPLPKMKERKFVQIDRDNFDEVLKGMAPRLAVKVDNALKDDGTQLGVELNFESLSDFEPQNVVRQIDPLNQLLEARSRLADLRNKLAGNDKLEELLDEVVRDTEKLRQIGSKKEGGEQ, from the coding sequence GTGCAGATCACCTATGACGTCGAGATCGGCGACGCGATCGAGACCAAGGAACTGCCTTTCGTGCTGGGCGTGCTGGGCGACTATTCCGGCCACAGCAAGAACCCGCTGCCGAAGATGAAGGAACGCAAGTTCGTCCAGATCGACCGCGACAACTTCGACGAAGTGCTGAAAGGCATGGCGCCGCGGCTGGCGGTGAAGGTCGACAACGCGCTGAAGGACGACGGCACCCAGCTGGGCGTCGAGCTGAACTTCGAAAGCCTGTCCGATTTCGAGCCGCAGAACGTGGTGCGCCAGATCGACCCGCTGAATCAACTGCTGGAGGCGCGCAGCCGCCTGGCCGACCTGCGCAACAAGCTGGCCGGCAACGACAAGCTGGAAGAGTTGCTGGACGAAGTGGTGCGCGACACCGAGAAGCTGCGTCAGATCGGCAGCAAGAAAGAAGGAGGCGAGCAGTGA
- the tssC gene encoding type VI secretion system contractile sheath large subunit — protein sequence MSAELQQQAAPAAFEGVSLLDSIIEQSRIATNDSEKSHTRDLIGELVDQVLQGSVTVSRDLSASIDARIAEIDKLISDQLNNVMHNAEFQKLEASWRGLNYLVMQSETSTQLKIKVLNASKKDLVKDFKAAAEFDQSALFKKIYEEEYGTFGGAPYAALVGDYEFTRHPEDFYLLDELSHVAASAHAPLISSADPGLFGLESFSDIGKPRDLAKIFDTVEYAKWKSFRESEDSRYVGLVLPHVLGRLPYGRDNVPVEAFDFEENVDGSNHDKYLWTNAAYAYAARLTDAFAQFGWLAAIRGVEGGGLVEGLPAHTFKTDDGEVALKCPTEVAITDRTEKLLSDLGFISLVHCKNTDYAAFFGGQSAQKAKTYNTDSANANARLSTQLPYIFAVSRVAHYMKSIMRDKIGSFASRQNVQDYLNTWLAQYVLLDDSASQEAKAKYPLREARVDVVEVPGKPGVYRAAAFLRPHFQLDELTISLRLVAELPQPAG from the coding sequence GTGAGCGCGGAATTGCAACAACAGGCGGCGCCGGCCGCGTTCGAGGGTGTCAGCCTGCTCGACAGCATCATCGAGCAGAGCCGCATCGCCACCAATGACAGCGAGAAAAGCCACACCCGCGATCTGATCGGCGAACTGGTCGACCAGGTGCTGCAAGGCAGCGTCACCGTCTCGCGCGACCTGTCCGCCAGCATCGACGCCCGCATCGCCGAGATCGACAAGCTGATCTCCGACCAGCTGAACAATGTGATGCACAACGCCGAGTTCCAGAAGCTCGAAGCGTCCTGGCGCGGCCTGAACTATCTGGTGATGCAGTCCGAGACCAGCACCCAGCTGAAGATCAAGGTGCTGAACGCGTCCAAGAAGGATCTGGTCAAGGATTTCAAGGCGGCGGCCGAGTTCGACCAGAGCGCGCTGTTCAAGAAGATCTACGAGGAAGAGTACGGCACCTTCGGCGGCGCGCCTTACGCCGCCCTGGTCGGCGACTACGAGTTCACCCGCCATCCGGAAGACTTCTACCTGCTGGACGAGCTGTCGCACGTGGCCGCCTCGGCCCACGCGCCGCTGATCTCGTCGGCCGATCCGGGCCTGTTCGGCCTGGAGAGCTTCTCCGACATCGGCAAGCCGCGCGATCTGGCCAAGATTTTCGACACCGTCGAATACGCCAAGTGGAAGTCCTTCCGCGAATCGGAAGACTCGCGCTACGTCGGCCTGGTGCTGCCGCACGTGCTGGGTCGCCTGCCGTACGGCCGTGACAATGTGCCGGTCGAGGCATTCGACTTCGAAGAGAACGTCGACGGCAGCAACCACGACAAGTATCTGTGGACCAACGCCGCCTACGCCTACGCCGCGCGGCTGACCGACGCTTTCGCCCAGTTCGGCTGGTTGGCGGCGATCCGAGGCGTCGAGGGCGGCGGCCTGGTGGAAGGTCTGCCGGCTCACACCTTCAAGACCGACGACGGCGAAGTGGCGCTGAAGTGCCCGACCGAGGTGGCCATCACCGACCGCACCGAAAAACTGCTGTCCGATTTGGGCTTCATCTCGCTGGTGCACTGCAAGAACACCGACTACGCCGCCTTCTTCGGCGGTCAGTCGGCGCAGAAGGCCAAGACCTACAACACCGACTCGGCCAACGCCAACGCGCGCCTGTCGACGCAACTGCCGTACATCTTCGCGGTGTCGCGCGTCGCGCATTACATGAAGTCCATCATGCGCGACAAGATCGGCAGCTTCGCCTCGCGTCAGAACGTGCAGGACTACCTGAACACCTGGTTGGCCCAGTACGTGCTGCTGGACGATTCCGCCAGTCAGGAAGCCAAGGCCAAGTACCCGCTGCGCGAAGCGCGCGTCGATGTGGTGGAAGTGCCGGGCAAGCCCGGCGTCTACCGCGCGGCCGCCTTCCTGCGTCCCCACTTCCAGCTCGACGAGCTGACCATTTCATTGCGTCTGGTAGCAGAGTTGCCGCAACCGGCGGGCTGA
- a CDS encoding type VI secretion system tube protein Hcp: MAFDAFLKIDGIPGESGDDKHKDWIEIQSFSHKLEQPAQASASTAGGASAERVNHGVYEITHFLDKASPKIYEACCTGKHIKEITIELCRAGGDKVKYMEIKMEQVLISKVEPQGSATDSGFPGEKVSFSYGKIKWTYTQQKRADGAGGGNVSSGWDLTANKTIA; this comes from the coding sequence ATGGCTTTTGATGCATTCCTGAAAATTGATGGCATTCCTGGTGAAAGCGGCGACGACAAGCACAAAGACTGGATCGAAATCCAATCGTTCAGCCACAAGCTGGAACAACCGGCCCAGGCTTCCGCCAGCACCGCCGGCGGCGCCAGCGCCGAGCGCGTCAACCACGGCGTGTACGAAATCACCCACTTCCTGGACAAGGCCAGCCCGAAGATCTACGAAGCGTGCTGCACCGGCAAGCACATCAAGGAGATCACCATCGAGCTGTGCCGTGCCGGCGGCGACAAGGTGAAGTACATGGAAATCAAGATGGAACAAGTCCTGATCTCCAAGGTTGAGCCGCAAGGTTCCGCCACCGACAGCGGCTTCCCGGGCGAGAAGGTCAGCTTCAGCTACGGCAAGATCAAGTGGACCTACACCCAGCAGAAGCGCGCCGACGGCGCCGGCGGCGGCAATGTCAGCTCCGGCTGGGACCTGACCGCGAACAAAACGATCGCCTGA